In one window of Kitasatospora sp. MMS16-BH015 DNA:
- a CDS encoding MerR family transcriptional regulator, with protein sequence MNERSSWRVGALAEASGLTVRTLHHWDEIGLLKPSGRTSAGHREYDEADLVRLYQVLTLRGLGLGLESISTCLDAGVDPVRLVDEHLAGVERAIAEAGALRDRLAHVQAELAAQRRPGVDALLGVLGAMRATAPVEVLRRHLDEDQLTALREGAAAVGPAAHYLLQVEWPELYRRAEALRTAGAAPDDTRVLRLVRRMDELSALFNGGDRPLSGAVRQAWRADPAALSGHPEAPADQWRTLADFLDAARATLTPKEPRP encoded by the coding sequence ATGAACGAGCGATCGAGCTGGCGGGTGGGCGCACTCGCCGAGGCCAGCGGCCTGACCGTACGTACCTTGCACCACTGGGACGAGATCGGGCTGCTCAAGCCCTCCGGCCGCACCTCGGCCGGGCACCGCGAGTACGACGAGGCCGACCTGGTCCGGCTCTACCAGGTGCTCACCCTGCGCGGGCTCGGCCTCGGCCTGGAGTCGATCTCCACCTGCCTGGACGCCGGGGTGGACCCGGTCCGGCTGGTCGACGAGCACCTGGCCGGGGTCGAGCGGGCCATCGCCGAGGCCGGCGCCCTGCGGGACCGGCTGGCCCACGTGCAGGCGGAGTTGGCCGCGCAGCGCCGGCCCGGGGTGGACGCGCTGCTCGGGGTGCTCGGCGCGATGCGGGCCACCGCCCCGGTGGAGGTGCTCCGGCGCCACCTGGACGAGGACCAGCTCACCGCCCTGCGGGAGGGCGCGGCGGCGGTCGGGCCCGCCGCGCACTACCTGCTCCAGGTCGAGTGGCCCGAGCTCTACCGCCGGGCGGAGGCCCTGCGCACCGCCGGGGCCGCCCCGGACGACACCCGGGTGCTCCGCCTGGTCCGCCGGATGGACGAGCTCTCCGCCCTCTTCAACGGCGGCGACCGCCCGCTCTCCGGCGCCGTCCGCCAGGCCTGGCGCGCCGACCCCGCCGCCCTCTCCGGCCACCCCGAGGCCCCCGCCGACCAGTGGCGCACCCTCGCCGACTTCCTCGACGCCGCCCGCGCCACCCTCACCCCGAAGGAGCCCCGCCCGTGA
- a CDS encoding alpha/beta hydrolase family protein: MNVSLLDGWFPWGVQAAAALALLGVLGRRRGGRLPWVVGAAMLLTAGAAVWVHLAGVTDPVPWQLWGWLAAAFAALLALGLGWRGAGWWRRVLAPVAALLAVVSGANALNVSTGYFPTVADAVGSLSGDPLPQQVTLAQLGSLTGRTTTGRIVQVDIPDTASGFAHRPELVYLPPAWFRSTHRPKLPVIEMIGGEFSAPDNWVRAGSAVKTVDAFAAAHHGFAPVLVFADATGGFRVDTECVDGPAGHAEDHLVKDVPPYVEKTFGTATDPHKWGVVGWSMGGTCAVDLAVEHPETFAHFEDISGDIGPNTGDKQQTIDKLYGGDAAAWAAHDPLTVLGQHRHHYKGVSGWFESGDQEAAHLKQAHQLDAAARKDGIATHVTSGPGAHTWQFAATAFAEALPWLSTQLGTPGPKKA; this comes from the coding sequence ATGAACGTGTCGCTGCTGGACGGCTGGTTCCCCTGGGGCGTGCAGGCCGCCGCCGCCCTCGCGCTGCTCGGCGTGCTCGGGCGGCGGCGGGGCGGGCGGCTGCCCTGGGTGGTCGGGGCGGCCATGCTGCTCACCGCCGGGGCGGCGGTCTGGGTGCACCTGGCCGGGGTCACCGATCCGGTGCCCTGGCAGCTCTGGGGCTGGCTCGCGGCGGCCTTCGCCGCGCTGCTCGCCCTTGGCCTCGGCTGGCGCGGGGCCGGCTGGTGGCGGCGGGTGCTGGCCCCGGTCGCCGCGCTGCTCGCGGTGGTCTCCGGCGCCAACGCGCTCAACGTCTCCACCGGCTACTTCCCGACCGTGGCGGACGCCGTCGGCAGCCTCTCCGGTGACCCGCTGCCCCAGCAGGTCACCCTGGCCCAGCTGGGCAGCCTGACGGGCCGCACCACCACCGGCCGGATCGTCCAGGTGGACATCCCCGACACCGCCAGCGGCTTCGCCCACCGCCCCGAACTGGTCTACCTGCCGCCCGCCTGGTTCCGCTCCACCCACCGGCCCAAGCTGCCGGTGATCGAGATGATCGGCGGCGAGTTCTCCGCCCCCGACAACTGGGTGCGGGCCGGCAGCGCGGTCAAGACGGTGGACGCCTTCGCCGCCGCGCACCACGGCTTCGCGCCGGTGCTGGTCTTCGCGGACGCGACGGGCGGGTTCCGGGTGGACACCGAGTGCGTGGACGGCCCGGCCGGCCACGCCGAGGACCACCTGGTCAAGGACGTGCCCCCGTACGTGGAGAAGACCTTCGGCACCGCCACCGACCCGCACAAGTGGGGCGTGGTCGGCTGGTCGATGGGCGGCACCTGCGCCGTCGACCTCGCGGTCGAACACCCCGAGACCTTCGCCCACTTCGAGGACATCTCGGGCGACATCGGCCCCAACACCGGCGACAAGCAGCAGACCATCGACAAGCTCTACGGCGGCGACGCGGCGGCCTGGGCGGCCCACGACCCGCTCACCGTGCTCGGCCAGCACCGCCACCACTACAAGGGCGTCTCCGGCTGGTTCGAGAGCGGTGACCAGGAGGCCGCCCACCTCAAGCAGGCCCACCAACTCGACGCCGCGGCCCGCAAGGACGGCATCGCCACCCACGTCACCTCGGGCCCCGGCGCCCACACCTGGCAGTTCGCCGCCACCGCCTTCGCCGAGGCCCTCCCCTGGCTCTCCACCCAACTCGGCACCCCGGGCCCGAAGAAGGCCTAG
- a CDS encoding hemolysin family protein, producing the protein MTAALQLAASLLLLLGNAFFVGAEFAVISVRRSQIEPLAEAGHKRARTVLHALANVSSMLAAAQLGITVCSLLLGALAEPTIAHLLEGPFHAMGLPDGLIHPLGYALALALVVFLHMVIGEMVPKNIALAGPEKAALWLGPPLDRLARLLGPVISALNAFANGILKLFRVEPKDEVESVFTTEQLLHLLSDSHEAGLLDEQRQERLEDALELGHRPVTEVLLKPEQLVTVGAAATARDVERLAVRTGFSRFPVVDPEGTVLGFLHIKDTLEAEDPDAPMAARLRRPVTVLRGTLPLDDALAAMRRAASHLAVVTGPDGTQLGLVTLEDVLEELVGEMHDPDHRLTRSS; encoded by the coding sequence ATGACCGCCGCACTCCAGCTGGCGGCCTCGCTGCTGCTCCTGCTGGGCAACGCCTTCTTCGTCGGCGCCGAATTCGCCGTGATCTCGGTGCGGCGCAGCCAGATCGAGCCGCTGGCCGAGGCCGGCCACAAGCGGGCCCGCACCGTGCTGCACGCGCTGGCCAACGTCTCCTCGATGCTGGCCGCCGCGCAGCTGGGCATCACCGTCTGCTCGCTGCTGCTGGGCGCCCTGGCCGAGCCGACCATCGCCCACCTGCTGGAGGGCCCGTTCCACGCGATGGGCCTGCCGGACGGGCTGATCCACCCGCTCGGGTACGCGCTGGCGCTCGCGCTGGTCGTCTTCCTGCACATGGTGATCGGCGAGATGGTGCCCAAGAACATCGCGCTGGCCGGCCCGGAGAAGGCCGCGCTCTGGCTCGGCCCGCCGCTGGACCGGCTGGCCCGGCTGCTCGGCCCGGTGATCAGCGCGCTGAACGCCTTCGCCAACGGGATCCTCAAGCTCTTCCGGGTGGAGCCCAAGGACGAGGTGGAGTCGGTCTTCACCACCGAGCAGCTGCTGCACCTGCTCAGCGACTCGCACGAGGCCGGCCTGCTCGACGAACAGCGCCAGGAGCGGCTGGAGGACGCCCTCGAACTCGGCCACCGGCCGGTCACCGAGGTGCTGCTGAAGCCCGAACAGCTGGTCACCGTCGGTGCCGCGGCCACCGCCCGGGACGTGGAGCGGCTCGCCGTGCGGACCGGCTTCTCGCGCTTCCCGGTGGTCGACCCCGAGGGCACCGTGCTCGGCTTCCTGCACATCAAGGACACCCTGGAGGCCGAGGACCCGGACGCCCCGATGGCCGCCCGCCTGCGCCGCCCGGTCACCGTGCTGCGCGGCACCCTCCCGCTGGACGACGCCCTCGCCGCGATGCGGCGCGCGGCCTCCCACCTGGCCGTGGTCACCGGCCCGGACGGCACCCAGCTCGGCCTGGTCACCCTGGAGGACGTGCTGGAGGAGCTGGTCGGCGAGATGCACGACCCCGACCACCGGCTGACCCGCTCCTCGTAG
- a CDS encoding hemolysin family protein: protein MTTAWLLLLAAVLLILANGLFVAAEFALVTVDRGAVDRAAAAGDRRAQSVRKALKRLSFQLSGAQLGITVTSLVVGMLAEPALSVLLDPVLTGLGVPASAATGVSVVTGMVLATVVQMVIGELVPKNWAISRPLQVARAVVGPQRLFSAACRPLITFLNGAADRIVRALGLEPAEELAHARTPEELVALARHSAKAGAIDEESATLFVRTLGLGELTAESVMTPRVDVAALQRDASAADVLNLCRATGLSRFPVYGHSLDEVSGTVTLKDALAVAPELRTTVRVRELAAAPLLVPETLPAERLLDRLRHEQPMAIVVDEYGGTAGVATLEDIVEEIVGEVQDEHDPRENPDLRALPPVDGHPVWEADGRTRTDQLEAIGLHAPEGPYETLAGLLADLLGKLPERGEQAGLPGWRFTVLGVERHRTTRVLIERDLNENDVPGSEHDRDRGRGHGSGPSEEDQAR, encoded by the coding sequence GTGACCACCGCCTGGTTGCTGCTCCTCGCGGCCGTGCTGCTCATCCTCGCCAACGGACTGTTCGTGGCCGCCGAGTTCGCCCTCGTGACGGTCGACCGCGGCGCCGTCGACCGCGCCGCCGCGGCGGGGGACCGGCGGGCGCAGAGCGTCCGCAAGGCGCTCAAGCGGCTCTCCTTCCAGCTCTCCGGCGCCCAGCTCGGCATCACCGTCACCTCGCTGGTGGTCGGCATGCTCGCCGAGCCCGCGCTCTCGGTGCTGCTCGACCCGGTGCTCACCGGCCTCGGCGTGCCGGCCTCGGCCGCCACCGGGGTCAGTGTGGTGACCGGCATGGTGCTGGCCACCGTGGTGCAGATGGTGATCGGCGAGCTCGTCCCGAAGAACTGGGCGATCTCGCGCCCGCTCCAGGTGGCCCGCGCCGTGGTCGGCCCGCAGCGGCTGTTCTCCGCGGCCTGCCGCCCGCTGATCACCTTCCTGAACGGCGCCGCCGACCGGATCGTCCGGGCGCTCGGCCTGGAGCCCGCCGAGGAGCTGGCGCACGCCCGCACCCCCGAGGAGCTGGTCGCACTGGCCCGGCACTCCGCCAAGGCCGGCGCCATAGACGAGGAGTCGGCGACGCTCTTCGTCCGCACCCTGGGCCTGGGCGAGCTCACCGCCGAGAGCGTGATGACCCCCCGGGTGGACGTGGCCGCGCTGCAGCGCGACGCCAGCGCCGCCGACGTGCTCAACCTCTGCCGGGCCACCGGCCTCTCCCGCTTCCCGGTGTACGGCCACAGCCTGGACGAGGTCAGCGGCACCGTCACGCTCAAGGACGCGCTCGCCGTCGCCCCCGAACTCCGCACCACCGTGCGGGTGCGGGAGCTGGCCGCCGCGCCGCTGCTGGTGCCCGAGACGCTGCCCGCCGAGCGGCTGCTCGACCGGCTGCGGCACGAGCAGCCGATGGCCATCGTGGTGGACGAGTACGGCGGCACCGCCGGGGTGGCCACCCTGGAGGACATCGTCGAGGAGATCGTCGGCGAGGTGCAGGACGAGCACGACCCGCGCGAGAACCCCGACCTGCGCGCCCTGCCCCCGGTGGACGGCCACCCGGTCTGGGAGGCCGACGGCCGCACCCGGACCGACCAGCTGGAGGCCATCGGCCTGCACGCCCCCGAGGGCCCGTACGAGACCCTGGCCGGACTGCTGGCCGACCTGCTCGGCAAGCTGCCCGAGCGCGGCGAACAGGCCGGGCTGCCCGGTTGGCGGTTCACCGTGCTCGGGGTGGAGCGCCACCGCACCACCCGGGTGCTGATCGAACGCGACCTGAACGAGAACGACGTCCCCGGCTCCGAGCACGACCGCGACCGCGGCCGTGGCCACGGCTCCGGCCCGAGCGAAGAGGACCAGGCCCGATGA
- a CDS encoding Geosmin synthase, which translates to MQQPFVLPEFYMPYRARLNPHLDRARAHSTPWARRMGMLEGSGVWDEAELDAHDYPLMCAYTHPDASPEALETVTDWYVWVFFFDDHFLKYFKQTGDLAGAREYLARLPLFMPLDGTAVPEPTNPVEAGLADLWRRTAPAMSGPWRERFHRSTYDLLQECMWELYNIDAGRVANPVEYIEMRRKVGGAPWSADLVEYSLATELPPQVSELRPVRVLKEAFSDGVHLRNDLFSYQREVVAEGELSNGVLVVERFFDYDTQRAAEVVNDLLTSRMQQFEHTALTELGPMFEEFALDPAERARVLAYAQGLTDWQSGGHEWHLRSSRYMKPEAGAASRLPPGPGGPGAGAWLRRLGWGGGPRERSYAFRRFEQVGPTRLPAFHQPYPARTSPHLARARAENLEWSRRLGLTAPGPAFDDGYWTEQDLADFDFALCSVGLQPEGTPEELAITTGWLTWGTYVDDLSPHFAETGDAVGLKRYIDRMKLFMPVDGEPGEAPVGASERGVDDLWRRTTAGMTREQRARFRWACDQLVESWWWEFGNLVAHRVPDPVDYLEMRRKTFGADMTTSLAQIAREGVVPPEVFQTSTVRSLEAAAMDFAMLMNDLYSYQKETEYEGELHNMVTVIRTFFDTDKEHAVAVVNDLMTSRMQQFEHLVAEELPLVAAELNPAARAGLAEYVETLENWMSGIEKWHAEVGRYREPELRRRYPEGRVTDLRESPDGRRLPRGVAIDGPARVQRLPEQVHRLPEQVHRLADQLRVRPPSGLM; encoded by the coding sequence ATGCAGCAGCCCTTCGTCCTGCCCGAGTTCTACATGCCGTACCGGGCCCGCCTCAACCCGCACCTCGACCGCGCCCGGGCGCACAGCACGCCCTGGGCCCGGCGGATGGGCATGCTGGAGGGCTCCGGGGTCTGGGACGAGGCCGAACTGGACGCCCACGACTACCCGTTGATGTGTGCCTACACCCACCCGGACGCCTCCCCGGAGGCCCTGGAGACGGTGACCGACTGGTACGTGTGGGTGTTCTTCTTCGACGACCACTTCCTGAAGTACTTCAAGCAGACCGGTGACCTGGCCGGGGCCAGGGAGTACCTGGCCCGGCTGCCGCTCTTCATGCCGCTGGACGGCACCGCCGTGCCCGAGCCCACCAACCCGGTGGAGGCCGGGCTCGCGGACCTGTGGCGGCGGACGGCGCCGGCCATGTCCGGGCCGTGGCGGGAGCGGTTCCACCGGTCCACGTACGACCTGCTCCAGGAGTGCATGTGGGAGCTGTACAACATCGACGCCGGCCGGGTGGCCAACCCGGTGGAGTACATCGAGATGCGGCGCAAGGTCGGCGGCGCGCCCTGGTCGGCCGATCTGGTCGAGTACTCGCTGGCCACCGAACTTCCGCCTCAGGTGTCGGAGTTGCGGCCGGTGCGGGTGCTCAAGGAGGCGTTCTCGGACGGGGTGCACCTGCGCAACGACCTGTTCAGCTACCAGCGCGAGGTGGTGGCGGAGGGTGAACTCAGCAACGGCGTGCTGGTGGTGGAGAGGTTCTTCGACTACGACACCCAGCGGGCCGCCGAGGTGGTCAACGACCTGCTGACCTCGCGGATGCAGCAGTTCGAGCACACGGCGCTGACCGAACTGGGGCCGATGTTCGAGGAGTTCGCGCTGGACCCGGCCGAGCGGGCCCGGGTGCTGGCCTACGCGCAGGGGCTCACCGACTGGCAGAGCGGCGGCCACGAGTGGCACCTGCGCTCCAGCCGGTACATGAAGCCCGAGGCGGGCGCGGCGAGTCGGCTCCCGCCCGGGCCGGGCGGGCCCGGCGCCGGCGCGTGGCTGCGGCGGCTCGGCTGGGGCGGCGGGCCGCGCGAACGGTCCTACGCCTTCCGGCGGTTCGAGCAGGTCGGGCCGACGCGGCTGCCGGCCTTCCACCAGCCCTACCCGGCGCGGACCAGCCCCCACCTGGCCCGGGCCCGGGCGGAGAACCTGGAGTGGAGCCGCCGGCTCGGCCTGACCGCGCCCGGGCCGGCCTTCGACGACGGGTACTGGACCGAACAGGACCTGGCGGACTTCGACTTCGCGCTCTGCTCGGTCGGGCTGCAGCCCGAGGGCACCCCCGAGGAGCTGGCGATCACCACCGGCTGGCTCACCTGGGGCACCTACGTGGACGACCTCTCCCCGCACTTCGCCGAGACCGGCGACGCGGTCGGGCTCAAGCGCTACATCGACCGGATGAAGCTCTTCATGCCGGTGGACGGCGAGCCCGGCGAGGCCCCGGTCGGGGCCTCGGAGCGCGGGGTGGACGACCTCTGGCGGCGCACCACGGCCGGGATGACCCGGGAGCAGCGGGCCAGGTTCCGCTGGGCCTGCGACCAGCTGGTCGAGAGCTGGTGGTGGGAGTTCGGCAACCTGGTCGCGCACCGGGTGCCGGACCCGGTGGACTACCTGGAGATGCGGCGCAAGACCTTCGGGGCGGACATGACCACCTCGCTGGCGCAGATCGCCCGGGAGGGGGTGGTGCCGCCGGAGGTGTTCCAGACCTCCACCGTGCGCTCGCTGGAGGCCGCCGCGATGGACTTCGCGATGCTGATGAACGATCTGTACTCGTACCAGAAGGAGACCGAGTACGAGGGTGAGCTGCACAACATGGTCACCGTGATCCGCACCTTCTTCGACACCGACAAGGAGCACGCGGTGGCCGTGGTGAACGATCTGATGACCTCCCGGATGCAGCAGTTCGAGCACCTGGTGGCGGAGGAACTGCCGCTGGTGGCGGCTGAGTTGAACCCCGCAGCCCGGGCCGGGCTGGCCGAGTACGTGGAGACCCTGGAGAACTGGATGAGCGGGATCGAGAAGTGGCACGCCGAGGTCGGCCGGTACCGCGAGCCGGAGCTGCGCCGACGCTACCCCGAGGGCCGGGTCACCGACCTGCGGGAATCGCCGGACGGCCGCCGGCTGCCGCGCGGGGTGGCGATCGACGGCCCGGCCCGGGTGCAGCGCCTGCCCGAACAGGTGCACCGGCTGCCCGAGCAGGTGCACCGGCTGGCCGACCAGCTGCGGGTGCGTCCGCCGAGCGGGTTGATGTAG
- a CDS encoding family 2B encapsulin nanocompartment shell protein gives MSVETTEATHPAGPAEPAAVRQSLSTAAARTLATTTKTPPQMQGITARWLVKMLPWVQISGGTYRVNRKVSYDDGDDRIGFVKTGSQVRVIPQGLRGLGVLRDYPDGALLDELAGLFDQVEYETGAVIARAGTPVDRIFLIAHGRVQRLGVGQYGELTVLGTLSDGDHFGHHPAPDSLWKETTRAAVPCVLMTLTRERFNQVMSRTPALAEHFQRYLEAERRGALEIALSAGHHGEARLPGTYVDYEIDPREYELSVAQTVLRIHSRVADLYNQPMNQTEQQLRLTIEALRERQEDELINNRDFGLLHNTDYDQRIHPYSGAPTPDDMDELLCRRRGSQFFLAHPRTIAAFGRECSRRGLYPDPVEVQGQKIQSWRGVPIFPCSKIPISKEQTSSVLVLRTGEENEGVVGLHQTGLPDEYLPGMNVRFMGINDQAVISYLVSAYYSAAILVPDAVGILENVNVSHVADS, from the coding sequence ATGTCCGTGGAGACCACCGAAGCGACTCACCCCGCCGGGCCCGCCGAGCCGGCGGCCGTCCGTCAGAGCCTGAGCACCGCCGCCGCCCGCACCCTGGCGACCACCACCAAGACCCCGCCGCAGATGCAGGGCATCACCGCCCGCTGGCTGGTGAAGATGCTGCCGTGGGTGCAGATCTCGGGTGGTACCTACCGCGTCAACCGCAAGGTGTCCTACGACGACGGCGACGACCGGATCGGCTTCGTGAAGACCGGTTCGCAGGTGCGGGTGATCCCGCAGGGCCTGCGCGGGCTCGGCGTGCTGCGCGACTACCCCGACGGTGCGCTGCTCGACGAACTGGCCGGGCTGTTCGACCAGGTGGAGTACGAGACCGGTGCGGTGATCGCCCGCGCGGGCACCCCGGTGGACCGGATCTTCCTGATCGCGCACGGCCGGGTGCAGCGCCTCGGGGTCGGCCAGTACGGGGAGTTGACGGTGCTCGGCACGCTCTCCGACGGCGACCACTTCGGCCACCACCCCGCGCCGGACAGCCTCTGGAAGGAGACCACCCGGGCCGCCGTGCCCTGCGTGCTGATGACGCTCACCCGCGAGCGGTTCAACCAGGTGATGAGCCGCACCCCGGCGCTGGCCGAGCACTTCCAGCGGTACCTGGAGGCGGAGCGGCGCGGCGCGCTGGAGATCGCGCTCTCGGCCGGCCACCACGGCGAGGCCCGGCTGCCCGGCACGTACGTGGACTACGAGATCGACCCGCGCGAGTACGAGCTGAGCGTGGCCCAGACGGTGCTGCGGATCCACTCCCGGGTGGCCGACCTCTACAACCAGCCGATGAACCAGACCGAGCAGCAACTGCGGCTGACCATCGAGGCGTTGAGGGAGCGGCAGGAGGACGAGCTGATCAACAACCGGGATTTCGGCCTGCTGCACAACACCGACTACGACCAGCGGATCCACCCGTACAGCGGCGCGCCGACCCCGGACGACATGGACGAGCTGCTCTGCCGCCGCCGCGGCTCGCAGTTCTTCCTGGCGCACCCGCGGACCATCGCCGCCTTCGGCCGGGAGTGCAGCAGGCGCGGCCTCTACCCGGACCCGGTGGAGGTGCAGGGGCAGAAGATCCAGAGCTGGCGCGGGGTGCCGATCTTTCCGTGCAGCAAGATCCCGATCTCCAAGGAGCAGACCAGCTCGGTGCTGGTGCTGCGCACCGGGGAGGAGAACGAGGGCGTGGTGGGCCTGCACCAGACCGGGCTGCCGGACGAGTACCTGCCCGGGATGAACGTGCGCTTCATGGGCATCAACGACCAGGCCGTGATCTCGTACCTGGTCAGCGCCTACTACTCGGCCGCCATCCTGGTGCCGGACGCGGTGGGCATCCTGGAGAACGTCAACGTCTCCCACGTGGCCGACTCCTGA
- a CDS encoding RICIN domain-containing protein, producing MKSNALSTGRRVRAAVAVATALICGFGAAGTAAAQAPVAAGPTAVVHGAVAHGALRGSVSLSPDQLRQYFAAKGAGTAGSGTAGSGAAEAGAVRANVGLNGIYNHLTNDNSLQCLTLPGASSTLGAQLVQSPCGTGNEQYWTANYQFSDLGYYWYHLQNYTSGQCLALPGASTAAGAQVIQWPCGGWADHYWAFVVNPAGRMQIVNYDSRECLALPGASTAPGAPVVQWPCGTYPDHYWH from the coding sequence TTGAAGTCCAACGCTCTGTCGACGGGCCGTCGGGTCCGCGCAGCGGTGGCGGTGGCCACGGCCTTGATCTGCGGGTTCGGTGCCGCCGGCACCGCCGCCGCGCAGGCGCCGGTGGCGGCCGGGCCCACCGCGGTGGTGCACGGCGCGGTGGCGCACGGTGCGCTCCGGGGCTCGGTCTCGCTCTCTCCGGACCAGCTGCGGCAGTACTTCGCGGCCAAGGGTGCCGGCACGGCGGGGTCGGGTACGGCGGGGTCGGGTGCGGCCGAGGCGGGTGCGGTGCGGGCGAACGTGGGCCTGAACGGCATCTACAACCACCTCACCAACGACAACAGTCTCCAGTGCCTCACCCTGCCGGGGGCGAGCAGCACGCTCGGGGCGCAGCTCGTCCAGTCGCCCTGCGGCACCGGCAACGAGCAGTACTGGACCGCGAACTACCAGTTCAGTGACCTGGGTTACTACTGGTACCACCTGCAGAACTACACCAGCGGCCAGTGCCTGGCGCTGCCGGGGGCCAGCACGGCCGCCGGCGCCCAGGTGATCCAGTGGCCCTGCGGCGGGTGGGCGGACCACTACTGGGCCTTCGTGGTCAACCCGGCCGGGAGGATGCAGATCGTGAACTACGACAGCCGTGAGTGCCTGGCCCTGCCGGGGGCGAGCACCGCGCCCGGCGCGCCGGTGGTCCAGTGGCCGTGCGGCACCTACCCGGACCACTACTGGCACTGA
- a CDS encoding class I SAM-dependent methyltransferase, translating into MPEQTAPLRRDDSPQEGHRLDLRRTFDEDAELYDRARPGYPAELYRDLAELAGAVPGSRVLELGCGTGQATLPLVAQGCRLTAVEAGLRMAAVARRHLAAQPAPPAGPAEVVTSDFESWPLPAAPFDAVVSATAFHWIDPAVRVTKSADALRPGGALAVVRTQHVRGGTEEFFREVQRCYERFAPATPPGLQPPVADSIHGTDHAEEVARSGRFAPTVFRRYERDLTYTTAEYLDLLLTYSNHRALPTPARDGLLTAIATLIDTRYEGRVTKRYLTELGISHRH; encoded by the coding sequence ATGCCCGAACAGACCGCGCCCCTCCGCCGTGACGACAGCCCCCAGGAAGGCCACCGCCTCGACCTGCGCCGTACCTTCGACGAGGACGCCGAGCTGTACGACCGCGCCAGACCCGGCTACCCGGCCGAGCTCTACCGCGACCTCGCCGAGCTGGCCGGAGCCGTCCCGGGCAGTCGGGTGCTCGAACTCGGCTGCGGCACGGGCCAGGCCACCCTCCCGCTGGTCGCCCAGGGGTGCCGCCTCACCGCCGTCGAGGCCGGCCTGCGGATGGCCGCCGTCGCCCGTCGCCACCTCGCCGCCCAGCCCGCTCCGCCGGCGGGCCCGGCCGAGGTGGTCACCTCCGACTTCGAGAGCTGGCCGCTGCCGGCCGCACCCTTCGACGCCGTGGTCTCCGCCACCGCCTTCCACTGGATCGACCCGGCGGTCCGCGTCACCAAGTCCGCCGACGCCCTCCGGCCGGGCGGAGCCCTGGCCGTGGTCCGCACCCAGCACGTCCGGGGCGGCACCGAGGAGTTCTTCCGCGAGGTCCAGCGCTGCTACGAACGCTTCGCCCCCGCCACCCCGCCCGGCCTCCAACCTCCCGTCGCCGACTCGATCCACGGCACCGACCACGCCGAGGAGGTGGCCCGCAGCGGCCGCTTCGCCCCCACCGTCTTCCGCCGCTACGAGCGCGATCTCACCTACACCACCGCCGAGTACCTCGACCTACTGCTCACCTACTCCAACCACCGCGCCCTCCCCACCCCCGCCCGCGACGGCCTGCTCACCGCCATCGCCACCCTGATCGACACCAGGTACGAGGGCCGGGTAACCAAGCGCTACCTCACCGAGCTCGGCATCTCCCACCGCCACTGA
- a CDS encoding GNAT family N-acetyltransferase translates to MITNAPAPAPATPVVQDAVPIVLPAGRLAAMVQPVLPLTAEHVIRPWRAEDAAALVAAATDPAIRQWNRLHAPDEASARARIARMQARWQSEEAAIWAIAPADGPAIGLIGLGGLDLTEGGAELVYWLLPAARGRGLALTALRTLTRWALADLGLHRLTLCHSTANPASCRVAEKAGYTAEGTLRSALLHADGWHDQHLHAFVQGDPI, encoded by the coding sequence ATGATCACCAACGCACCCGCCCCGGCCCCCGCCACGCCCGTCGTCCAGGACGCCGTGCCGATCGTCCTGCCCGCCGGCCGGCTGGCGGCGATGGTGCAGCCCGTCCTCCCGCTCACCGCCGAACACGTGATCCGCCCCTGGCGGGCCGAGGACGCCGCCGCCCTGGTCGCGGCCGCCACCGACCCGGCCATCCGCCAGTGGAACCGCCTGCACGCGCCCGACGAGGCCTCGGCCCGCGCCCGCATCGCCCGCATGCAGGCCCGCTGGCAGTCCGAGGAGGCCGCCATCTGGGCCATCGCCCCCGCCGACGGCCCCGCCATCGGCCTGATCGGCCTCGGCGGACTCGACCTCACCGAGGGCGGCGCCGAGCTCGTCTACTGGCTCCTCCCCGCCGCCCGCGGCCGCGGCCTGGCCCTCACCGCCCTGCGCACCCTCACCCGCTGGGCCCTCGCCGACCTCGGCCTGCACCGCCTCACCCTCTGCCACTCCACCGCCAACCCGGCCTCCTGCCGAGTCGCCGAAAAGGCCGGCTACACCGCCGAGGGCACCCTGCGCAGCGCCCTCCTCCATGCCGACGGCTGGCACGACCAGCACCTCCACGCCTTCGTCCAGGGCGACCCGATCTGA